GCTGTCCTTGTGCCACGCCAGCCTGATCTCTGAAAGGGTCAGTGATGTGTCTGCTGCTGTCAAAGCCGTGAGCCCAGGTGGGCCGCGGTTCGGGGCCCCCAAAACGGGAGGCGGCGGTGTCCAATCCGGGGCTCTCCCCTTCTTTGGATGTGATGGACGTGGGGACACTGAAAGAGCCTTCAGGAGCGGAGAAGGAGTTTGAGAATGGGGAAGTGGAAAATGGGAGTTCATCTGAGGCTGATCTCCTCAGAAAACCGCTGGATGCAACATTCATTTTATCCCTTGTAcctgcagcaaaataaaagcaGAAAAGAACAGGTGTAACAGCATGATTTATGTCTCATTGTTGAGAAGATAAAGCCTACAGAAGTACTTGTGTATCAAGTGAAATTCTAATACAGAAAGCAATCACCCACCCTCTAATTATGCCGTGACTTTTGAATGGGAAATTCTTAATTTAGGAATATTTAAGCTGTTTCAGCATCTTGGCCGTGACACGTCTCATTGAAGAGATTTAATGAGCAAAAATATTGGACTCGGTACAAAATAAATCTGTTTCATAAGCAGTCGGTTAACCCCGGTGCTTTTTTCATCCGGCCGCTTTCAGATAAGATTTAAATAATATGCGGCGTGCAATAATGGTGGCGGATACTGCTGTGAAAGACGCATTAGTGTAGCCCGTCCCCGGTGATGAAATGCGCAGGATCCCCCAGGCCTGAGAAATGTCAGGCATCCGACCATAGCTGAGCAAAGACGCCACACAATGCTGGAGTGTGAAATTGAATGTGGGCTCCAGGTTCTCTCATTTTTGGGGATATCCGCCATGGAAATACAATTCCGACTTATTTCTGGAAGCTAAACGCATTTCTCAACCAGAGCGCCGCTGTCTGAACCAATGCCTAATCAGTCAGCTTTGGCTACTGTCAGCGTGGCTAACTGACGAAATCGCATACACCTACACTCAGAGGTCACTTTATTAGGTATACCTGTCTGCATCGCAAACAGCCTGCTCTTAAAAACAGCAGATCACGTGACTGCAAGTGAATATATGAAGCATGTAGACAGCGACAAAATGACAAGTCACTGGGTCAGTTTTTAATTGAAGTGTGATTTTTGGTGTCACACTTGACGGTTCCCATGTCGTAGAAGCATCCACCCTTCCTGAACTAAAGTGTACAAAGAGTTTACAAAGAGTGCTATAATAAACATGCCCCATCTAGTCAGAGGCAGCTCTGTGGGCGAAAATGtcttgttaatgagagagatCAGAGGAGACTGCCAGACTCATTAAAGTTAACAAGGAGACCAAAAATGCAAACGTAACAGCTTAGTACAGTAGCGGTGTGCAGAAGTGCTTTTGGAGAAACCTAACTTGTCAGCAGTGGTTCTGAAGACAATCAAGGGTCCAAACTGGTACAGTACtacagtgattcccaaccgggggtacgcgtacccctagtggtacgcgagcacattacagggggtacgtggaaaaaatttttatatttaatttccctgatgatgggtaaatattatcagccattccattagctgtgccctggtatagaaagaaaatctatctgggatgtgttgcttaatgaataacaaacccagcttttatcaatgaaaagagcaaaaaaagacataaactattgaatcatcaacacatttgacaaagggggtacttgtggtatgagaaaatctctcagggggtacacaattcaaaaaaggttgggaaacgctgcaGTACTACACAGGGAAATCCAATTAGGTGGCCACTGAGTGTATATACGCAGACATGTTAGCGTGAGGAGATCTGCTCTTTATAATTCCAGCCGCCAACGAGAGCCTCAAACCCAGACATTCATGGTAAGATACAGATTCCACAAGTCGACGGAACGAATCCGACTAAATTGCACCTGTAATGCTTTATCCATATTTACTACTTTTTGGGAAGTGAGAGCATTTAAAAATGAGGAAAATACTGGAGAGAAGCACAACTGAGAACATGGCGGTGCACCACagcagaagaggaggaggaggaggaggaggaggaggaggaagacatTTACCAAGGTGGTTAATAAGAACAGACCGAGAAATGAAGAGAAGCTCTTTAGTGGTGTTCTGGTTTCATGTAGAAGGACAGGGTGGAAGAGTTCAGACCTGGGGGGAGAAGCAGAGGGTGAAGGAAGCATGGAGAGAGAGTGGATGACAGACTCCCATACCGATACTGCCTGCTACACGAGAACTAAAAAGAGACATACATCTAGAGACGGGAAGCCAGCCGAACACTGCCCAGCTGCGCGCCCTGTGTCACAGTTCTTTCtatatgtgaaaattcacactgTGAGCGCCGTACGGGTCTGTCAGCAGAAAACCAGACCCAAACTTCCCACTCCCAAATAACCTCCACTTAACTACTGCCGAACATTCCCCACATTCATACTCCATAGTTGGAGTGTCCGGGTTACTCACTGTGGTCTGGAATGAGGCCCAGGCCTGGCCTCAGGAGCAGCTGTACTTTGTTCCCCCCGGCCTGGATGAGTTCGATGGCCCGCGTGTGGGTGATGCCCTGCGTAGGCTCCCCATTGATCTCCACTATCTGGTCCCCCACCTGCCAGAGCACAGAAAATTAGGACGAGTTCAAGTGAAGCCGCAGAACGGCTCGGTGAATGAGAAGCGTGTCGCAAGTCTCTAAAAAAAAGTCAATCATCATGCTTGTAAGGATATAGGATTCAAAGGTTTTATTGCAATTGTGTTAGACTCAAGATTATACTGGATTCCAAAGCCAACAACGGAAATATGTagtaattaaaatataaaagatgtatgcaacatacacacaaaataaaatactgAGGTAGTCAAACCATAAGAGAGAGAAACTGTAAGAAGACAGACTGTGTAACAACAAAGTGCAGGAGTGACGAATGACCATTATTGCAGGTTATTACTCACATCTTCATTTGCACAATGAATAGTGATTTCTGCTCCATTATTGTACTATTTACATGAGATGTATCCTTCTTTGGTTTTACTGGTGTGAGATGGGCCTTGGGAAGAAACTGCTGCTGAACTGGCTTGTGTGGGGAGCAGTACCACGTATTGTGTGGGGAGCAGTACCACGTATTGTGTGGGGAGCAGTACCACGTATTGTGTGGGGAGCAGTACCACTACTTAGATCTGACTACTCTAATACGCTACGGCATAATGCGTCTTGAGACTCACATGAATCCTGCCGTCCTTCAGCGCCGGGCCATCCTCCGCCAGCCGTAGGATGAACAGCCCCATGTTGTACTCCTTCCCTCCACGCAGACTGAAGCCAAATCCACGCATTCCCCTCTCCAGCTCTACCTGACAGCATCCCTGTACCATACATGGAGGCaaggcattgggggggggggcagatcagCTCCTTCTCTGAGGTCAGGTGGATGGCTTTACCCCAACAAGAGAGTCCAGGGGCTGGAGGCTTCTGCAATGAATGGTACGTCACCTGCTTGAGGGATGCGGTTGTCATGGTGCCCTGCTCGCCGAGAGGAAGCGTCTTGTACTCGGCGCGGGCAGCTCCCTCCTTTTTCTCGTCGGCGTCCATGCCAAACCTAAACCGTGAGCAGCACGTGGACATAGCGATCAGGATGATGCGCCTCTTCAATCCAGGATGTTACGAAGAACAGACTTAACTGCTCTATAACACCGAGGGCTCATTTTACAGATTTAGCTTCAGCTAAGCTCATGCCACCACAAGGAACGTTCAAGCTGGACTACAATCCAGCTTACTGCTGATTTAGGGAGACTGGTAACCTGCGCCATGCTTTTGTGTGCATGGAGTTTAAAAAAGGGGGGGCTGACTTCTCAAGAAGAGCAGACAAAGTGTTTAAAGTCCATCCTGACACCCGCCTCCAAGACGGGATAATGGAGGGGAATCATTCTTGCTGTAATGGATTAAAAAGCTGACACAGGTAATCTCATTTAATGCCGAAGTGGAAAACTCACAATCTCACCACCCTCCATTAATCATAACCCGCAGGCCTTCGACActgcccagcccccccccccccccccgccgccgccAACGGAGTGCCATGTGAGCAGCTTACAAAGCGTCTAACGACGCGATTATGCGGGCACTTGGCCAGCAGTGGCGTGGGGGTGCCACAGACTCATCACATCACAGTCCGAGCCGCCGGCTTCCCTGCGGTACCTGTCGTCCAGACCGGTGGGCAGCTGCCCTGTGGCTCGATGCTGCAGCGCTGGGCTCTGCTTGGCTGAGCTGGTTCCCGAAGGGGGTCCACTGTGTTCTGGAATGGCAGAGAATATTAGAAAACgtctggaaaataactgatcatCCAGCATGCTGATAAGCAGGAACACAGGCttccggggggggtgggggaacaGAGCCATTTTCAGTCTATCCAAGGAGGTGACTCAGGTTTTGCAGTTAATATAGTTCATTTTCCATATTCCAATTAAGAATCAGAATATGTTTACATGCCCCCAGACCCTAATACCCAACCCAGCCTCCCACTGTGTCTATTCCACGCCCTCTTGGTTTTTCAACATCTCCTTCCCCCTGCTGACGTGGAAACAGCGGTCTTCAGCTTTCGTTCCTCCTTGGTGTTCTGTTAATTCCAAACATAGTCCCCGGGTTCCTCCTCCCAaacccccgtgtcacactgctcTGTTCACTGTCCAGCCTCGAGTAAGTATTACAGCAGCTTTACCAGCGAAACTTGGCATTTTCCGAGAGCATCATTTAAATTAACGAATGTTATGGGAACCTCTTGCTTATTCTGAAATAAGACAACCCTCTGACATGCTCCTTGGGCTCTTACAATTACGTATGCATTTCCTAACTCTAAACCCCATGCCTCCCCCCATGACCTGTCCGCCCACCAATCCTTTGAAAGCAGACATGTTGTAACCTCTGCTGCGACTTACCATCTTCTGGCACCACAGTGAGTGTGACGGTATTGCCAGCATCCTTGATGAGCTGCACAATGTCATTATGTGCCAGCTCCACGATGGACTGACCGTTGACTGCAGAGATCCGGTCGCCCACCTTAAGCTGGCCGCAGCGGTCGGTAGGGCTCCCCTGGATGATTCGGCCGATCTTGTGAGGTATCACTGCACGGGAAAGGAGACAAGGGGAGGAGGATGAAAACTGCTCTGATGCCAGCCTGCTGTGTACCACCCATGATCTGGATGAAGCCTTTCTGAAAATAGTCATTGAAATTCCAGTTCCATGGCTTTACACCCTATGTCTACCTGATATATCAGCATTTTCTTCATAACAGTCCACACTGGGAGCATCTTTGTCACATTTGTGAGTTAACCACCTCCTTGAATCAGTGAAGAGTTGGTCGGTATGCGTCTGTGGTCTACTGGACTGTAAGCATGCCTCTTGTCCTACAATGTGTATAGTGCCTGACTGGCTAGCTTCCTCGCTGGAGAAGGTGCTGACTCATCTATGAACCCAGGCCAGAGAGATCTGCAGTAGCCTTGTTGCTACCAAGAGCCTCGGCATGCTAGGAGCGGGGCACACAGCCAACACTGTGCGGCTGGGATCAGAAGAGGCATTTAACACAGTGAGGCACAGATAATCCTACACAGGGCAGAACAGTTACAGGGTTGGTGGGGGGGCATCACTAGAAGCAGGTGCCCACCCACCTCCTGGAGGTGGCTTGTTCTTGGAGGTAAGGATGACAAAGCCGAAGCCTTCGTTGTCCTTCCGCTGCAGTGTGATGTCGTAGGACTCATGCGACCCGGGGCTGGGCATTTCGACGCGGGTCTGCTTGGGAGACCCCTCCACCAGCATGGGGATCGGCTGCTGCTGGCTACTGCCCTCCTTCCCTCCTGGGCCGTCTGCCAGAGATCAGCAGAGATGGAATAAACCATTTTCAAGACATGCTGCTAAAACACTTAAATCACATTAAAAATAACCAATTCCAGAATTGCTTTGAAATATCGATATTTTTTGTTCTCATGTACTGGTAAAAGAGACACAATGCTTTGAGTCTTCAACACATATAGAAAATACTGAAATCAAGAGGACTAATGTGGGATTTATTTCAGcaggttattttttttatgctttAGCTCAGTACTAAATTTAGCCAACATCATCCAGCGCTGATCCACTTCTGTAACACTTGGAGTCTCACTCTACCCTGCAGCTGGGTTTGAACTGCAAAGGTGACTCGTTCATGAAACCACCGCTTTCCCACTGCAGATATGAAACAATGGTCCCACAGCAGGGACCAAAAATTGGCCTGGCAGTGATGTTAAAACTGTTGTGTCCCACCTAACACAATTTAGGAAGCAATATatacgtttttctttttttctgtatgcACCACAAACATCTGCTATATACTGAGCATTTTTAACTGGATTCAGTTTTCGGAGATGCTGTCAGTGGGTGTGCAGAGGTGGAACCTAAGAATTTTTGCTGCTAGTAAACTTGGCTAGTTCAGTAACAAATGTAGTCCAGCAtgcattttttgtattttttttttttttaaccagcaaGCTAGTGCTCGATTTTTTGTATTCAAAATGACTCATTTCAAGCAAGTGGGCAAGTTTAATTTACAGCCCTTTGGTGTGTCGTAAAAATTCAGAAGCAATATCTGTGGCCCATACTTAGATTCTAAAGCCACCCTCTGAGGTCCCTACCCAGATTCCGAAGGCATCCATTGAGACCCTTAACCACATTCCAAGGGCCTCCTTTGAGGTCCCTACACAGATTCCAAAGGCATCCATTGAGATTCCTAACCATATTCCAAAGGCATCCATTGAGATTCCTAACCAGATTCCAAAGGCATCCATTGAGATCCATAACCACATTCCAAGGGCCTTCTTTGAGGTCCCTACACAGATTCCAAAGGCATCCATTGAGATTCCTAACCAGATTCCAAAGGCATCCATTGAGATTCCTAACCAGATTCCAAAGGCATCCATTGAGATTCCTAACCAGATTCCAAAGGCATCCATTGAGATTCCTAACCAAATTCCAAAGGCATCCATTGAGATCCCTCACCAGATTCCAAGGGCCTCCTTTGAGGTCCCTACACAGATTTCAAAGGCATCCATTCAGATTCCTAACCAGATTCCAAAGGCATCCATTGAGATTCCTAACCAGATTCCAAAGGCATCCATTGAGATTCCTAACCAGATTCCAAAGGCATCCATTGAGATTCCTAACCATATTCCGAAGGCATCCATTGAGATCCATAACCACATTCCAAGGGCCTCCTTTGAGGTCCCTACACAGATTCCAAAGGTCTCCTTTAAGAGTCTTATACGGACTCCCCCATCCACTTTCCCACACATGCATAAGTCTTTGAACCTGTCTACTGACCTGTGTAGACCACCTTTCGGCGGACAGTCAACATGACTTGTCCATTGCGTGCGGCATTGGTCATAAGCTCCAGCACCTGCTTGTGGGACTTGCCCTTCACTGGCACACCATCAATGCACAGTAGCTCGTCGCCTGCCCTCAGGCGGCCGTCCTTCTCAGCAGCGCCCAGGGGCACGATGGCACCGATGTACACCTGCAGGAACAAGGCGCAAGGTTCAAGAAATAGCCAATCACCGCTTAGCACAGAGTGCAGGTGCTACTCCCGTCGCAACTGGAATTCAGACAACTAACTAACATATACGGACTATAAAGTATCCCGCAAAAGTTCTGCCAACTAACAACTCAACTGGAGAATTGTGGTGCTTATTCATACAATGATTCAATGGGCAGTGAGGTCTACATTCATCAGAACCAGAGGACACTTACAGGTTGGTCAGGACCTTCCCCACCCAGAACTCGAAACCCGAAGCCCGATTCTTGATTCCTCTTGATGAAAACGTCCAGGTCCCTCGTGTTGGGAGCTTTGGCAGAGATATTTGGAAGGTCAGACAAATGAAAAAGCGACAGCTCTGCTAAATGCTAAAATATCTAATAATCATTTAATGATAGTTATCAGCAGCTATTAGATGAAGTGAAACCCATAATCTTCCCAGTGGACTTTATGTTCCGTTAATCTCTTCGATAGATTGGTTTTTCCCAAATGAGGTTTATTTTACTCACGTTTGCTCTCCAGTATGGCCTTGGACTTCAGGTAGACCTCAGAGGGGTCCAGCTTGGGTGAGTTGGAGCGGAGGATGTTAGGGGGGAAGGGCAAGGGTTGGGGAGGGGCCTCTGTAGGTGCCAGCGTCTCTGTGCTGGTGGTCACATCTGTTTTTGGTGCAGCGGGGACAGTCCCCTGCAACAAGCCAAAAATAACAGCCAAAGTGGAGAGAGTAAAGTCAATAAATCAATTAAGCTAAGCAGATTCTCTTTCTGGATGTAGGACTCTAAGGTGTATGTCAGTGTAAGCGGGAGCTGGTTTAATCAGTCTGGTCACAATGTCTGGGGGGTTGTTGGCCCAAtgacctcaaaaaaaaaatcacccaatTCCAAATTCACCACACTTCCCATTTCAGGGGGTTCATGACAGTTCGCAGGGAACTGCTGACTTAGGAGAGTGCGGGACGAAGGTTATCTGACATGCTGGGGATGGAAAGCAGCAAAGTAACTATGTGCCAGGACCCGATAAACCAGCTTCCCTTCAAGCAGAACGGCAGCATCTAACATCCCTGCCTGAATAATGCAGGTCACTAACACGCCTGCGTTTCTGGAAATGAGAGCGATTCAGCCTTCAATTATTAACCTCATGTCTCGTCTTGAAAGCTTGGCGTTCCCAGCATtggaacacccccccaccccccccccccccctccccccacccccaccacccgaGACGTTCCTTTTGTTCGACTAAAAacttaaaactttttttttttttttaaacttacaGGTTTGAGAGACTTCACAGGAGACGTTTGACCTACGGGCAGGTgaagagtgggggaggggggcagaggggggggggggggagaaacagtCAGGAAGGGCAATTTACTAAAACAGCACTGAAGTAATTTGAATAGGCTGCTTCTTGTCCCAGGCTGTGCACACAGAAACTAGCATATTATGAAATGCTTAGTCAGGGACAGAGCAAGTCAATAACCAGTAGGTTCAAATCAATTTTTCTCTATGCTTACTCCACATGCTTTAAATGCTGGACAGGAGGGTCTCTAAGTTATTGCAATCACGTCCAAAGCGCCTGAGCCTCAGTTGCGGGACTGACCACTAGGTGGCACTACATGCCAAACAGACTATGGGAAATGTGTTGGCCGGGATATCACATTCAGCGCAGCATACGCCGTGCCACCGCAGAGTAATATGATTTGCAGAAAGCCAGTAAAGGGGTTACACTTTTATGAGGAGGTTTGTGTTTGTGCACCTGACTGGAATGAAGAGAATGGATGAGGGGCTAATGGCATCCAGCACAGGGGTTTGTAATTTGTGCTTCACCTGGCAGTCCTGATGTACACACTTACGGAAGGGAGAAGAGTGTCTGTCTTTTGGGAGTGCacatttaaacaaaaacaaaaacacaaatccaCCTTTGCCCTCACAGTGTGGAACCCCCTAAGGTCACCGACCCATTCTGTAGAAAGCTCCAGGAATAAGCTCTCTCTCCTCATGGAGAAAATGACACATGACTGAAAAGTAACCACGCTTACTGATCCATCGCTCTAAAAGAGAGGTAAGGCATGTGTGCAGCAGAAGAAACCCAGATTATATACAAACAATCAACAGTGATACTGACCGCATGGTGCATCAGCTCAGTAAATGTGAAGATGAGACCCCCCCCTCTTGCTGTTCTCAAATAGGCTACACTGTAATCCCAGGAATCAAAGGTGAGATGAACTTTCACCTCTAATATCTAGCTGGAAAATGCACGGGCATGCAGAGTGCACAAGGACATGATATACCATTCCTTATAAGACTCACTAGAGACTGTGGTAAACAATGACTGGGAGAGTGCGAGGGAATTCTGAAACATCTGTGGGAGGTGTCTGTACAGCCTGTGACAAAGGGACACCACCAATAACATTGGAAGTGGGCTGTAGAGGGAGTGATTCCTGGAATTTGGAAATCCCTGCTGGCCTTTATCACAACGTGGCAAATATGAGAATGAACCACATGGCAAGCAAACACTGAAAAGTAACGCCTTCACAGAGGTAGGGC
This genomic stretch from Brienomyrus brachyistius isolate T26 chromosome 6, BBRACH_0.4, whole genome shotgun sequence harbors:
- the LOC125745404 gene encoding membrane-associated guanylate kinase, WW and PDZ domain-containing protein 3-like isoform X2, with amino-acid sequence MERKDSAAPEEEEDEERTPPINGLTEHQDEGSQWRKSVPSYSQSNNTMDFRTWGSLPRDEGQEPLPKNWEMAYTETGMVYFIDHNTKTTTWLDPRLAKKAKPPEKCEDGELPYGWEKIEDPQYGTYYVDHINQKTQFENPVLEAKKKLNQEASTVSQQGGALPTEGGVRGFTRDPSQLQGAIIHTALRKSSQGFGFTIIGGDRPDEFLQVKNVLRDGPAAHDNKIASGDVIVDINGTCVLGKTHAEVVQMFQSVPVNQYVDMVLCRGYPLPEDTNGSDEAGSEVAGMSHVNGSQDVPYVTTGPGGLGGGGRQPEVTDATLLQPELVSVPLVKGPGGFGFAIADCPLGQKVKMILDAQWCRGLLKGDVIKEINRQNVQTLSHAQVVDILKDLPVGSEVNVLVLRGGQTSPVKSLKPGTVPAAPKTDVTTSTETLAPTEAPPQPLPFPPNILRSNSPKLDPSEVYLKSKAILESKPPNTRDLDVFIKRNQESGFGFRVLGGEGPDQPVYIGAIVPLGAAEKDGRLRAGDELLCIDGVPVKGKSHKQVLELMTNAARNGQVMLTVRRKVVYTDGPGGKEGSSQQQPIPMLVEGSPKQTRVEMPSPGSHESYDITLQRKDNEGFGFVILTSKNKPPPGVIPHKIGRIIQGSPTDRCGQLKVGDRISAVNGQSIVELAHNDIVQLIKDAGNTVTLTVVPEDEHSGPPSGTSSAKQSPALQHRATGQLPTGLDDRFGMDADEKKEGAARAEYKTLPLGEQGTMTTASLKQGCCQVELERGMRGFGFSLRGGKEYNMGLFILRLAEDGPALKDGRIHVGDQIVEINGEPTQGITHTRAIELIQAGGNKVQLLLRPGLGLIPDHSLNSSTLSFYMKPEHH